The window CGCCGTCGCCGATCACCGTGACCACGGGGCGCTCGGTCTGCGCGACCGCGGCGCCGATCGCGGCGGGCAGCCCGTAGCCGAGCGTGGCATAGGTGGGCGTGTAGAGCAGGGAGTGCGGATGCTCCTGTCGCAGCACGCTGCCCAGCGCCATGTACACGATCTGCGACGAGTCGCCCGCCACGATCGCGTCGTCGGGCAGTGCCGCGGCGATCACCTCCGCGAGCGCCACCGTCTCGGGGGCCGTGGCGCGGGACTCGTCCTCGATCGCGGCCCGTTCGGCCGACAGGTCGCGCGGTGTCGGGGCCGTGTCGGGCAGCAGCGGCAGCAGGGCATCGGTCACCGCGGCCGCGTCACCCGTGATCCCGACGGTCGCGGTGAGGTTCTTGTCGCGCTGCGCCGGGGAGATGTCGATGCGGATCACGGCTCCGCGGGCCTCGAGGCGCGGGGCCCACAGCTCCGCCTCCCCGAGCTTCGAGCCGACCACGAGCAGCACGTCCGCGGCCTCGGCCACCGCACGGGCCGCCGCGAGGCGCAGGTTCGAGCCGAGCGACAGCGGGTGGCCCTCGTCGAGCACGCCCTTGCCGTTCAGGGTGGTGAGGACCGGGGCGCCCAGGCGCTCGGCGATCGCGGTCACCTGATGCACCGCGTCCACGGCTCCCCCGCCGGCGACGATCACCGGACGTTCGGCGGCAGAGAGCAGTCGCCCGGCCTCGGCGAGCGCGACCGGGTCACCGGCCACGCGCTCGGGCATCGGACGGGGCGCCCGGGCGGCGGCGGGCACGTCGGCCGGGGCCTCCAGCACGTCGAGCGGGATCTCGATGTGCACGGGGCGCGGGCGACCGGTGCGGAAGAGGTGGAAGGCGTCGTGCACGGCCTCCACCCCCTCGGCCGCCGTGGTCACCCGGCGCGACCACTCCGCGATCGCGCCGACCATGGCCGTGGCGTCCTTCGTCTCGTGCAGGGTGCCCACGTCGGCGAACTCCGCGCCGAGCGGCACCCCGGGCGACAGCACGATCAGCGGACGCGACTCGCAGAACGCGGTGCCGATCGCGCTCAGGGCGTTCTGCAGCCCGGGGCCCGACGTGGTGATCACGACGCCGGGGAGCCCGGTCTGCTGCGCCCAGCCGTCGGCGCCGTAGCCGGAGCCCTGCTCGTGCCGGTTGGTGACGGCGCGGATGCCGAGGTCGGCCAGGGGGCGGTACAGCTCCAGGTTGTGGGTGCCGGGGATGCCGAACACCGCCGTCACCCCGTAGCCACGGATGGTCTCCAGCACCGCGCGGCCCGCCGTGTCGGCGTACGGGGCGGCGGGGTTCGCGTCGGCGCTCATGCTCGTATCCTCGTTCAGACGCCGGCCGTGGTGCGGGCGGCGACGTGGCGGCGCACGCCGTCGACCCAGGTCTCGCGCACCTCGATGGCCGCGATCT of the Microbacterium sufflavum genome contains:
- a CDS encoding thiamine pyrophosphate-binding protein, which codes for MSADANPAAPYADTAGRAVLETIRGYGVTAVFGIPGTHNLELYRPLADLGIRAVTNRHEQGSGYGADGWAQQTGLPGVVITTSGPGLQNALSAIGTAFCESRPLIVLSPGVPLGAEFADVGTLHETKDATAMVGAIAEWSRRVTTAAEGVEAVHDAFHLFRTGRPRPVHIEIPLDVLEAPADVPAAARAPRPMPERVAGDPVALAEAGRLLSAAERPVIVAGGGAVDAVHQVTAIAERLGAPVLTTLNGKGVLDEGHPLSLGSNLRLAAARAVAEAADVLLVVGSKLGEAELWAPRLEARGAVIRIDISPAQRDKNLTATVGITGDAAAVTDALLPLLPDTAPTPRDLSAERAAIEDESRATAPETVALAEVIAAALPDDAIVAGDSSQIVYMALGSVLRQEHPHSLLYTPTYATLGYGLPAAIGAAVAQTERPVVTVIGDGALMFCVNELVTAVEQRLDLTVVCVDNGGYAEIRQNEVDRGMTPIGVDLVQPDWAALATAFGATGHRVERRDDIAPSIRAAIAAGGVQLVHLPQHAL